One Leisingera sp. M658 genomic window carries:
- a CDS encoding lysophospholipid acyltransferase family protein, producing MADTAHDRNTGVAPETADQTGEVYDRRTLTYANSFDDRWTSLAIKTIEWLTGKLTILRMVSKFEKQNAEYRGQKFWRGALNIMGIELQTPEQQINNIPKDGPVVIVANHPHGMVDGMIFADLIGRRRLDYRILTRSVLTGLDEAATSFMIPVPFPHDPEAQRKMVDMRAKTMTFLKDGGAVALFPSGVVMSSDSWFGPAVEREWNVFTAQLIRRSGARVVPIYFPGHNSRWYQIASRISPILRQGLLLREIVRSCNKPQAPVVGEPLTDAQMEQLQSDPRGFMAWLREHTLSLGKQG from the coding sequence TTGGCGGATACCGCACACGACAGGAATACCGGCGTCGCGCCGGAAACCGCTGATCAGACGGGCGAGGTCTATGACCGCCGCACGCTGACCTATGCCAATTCCTTTGACGACCGCTGGACTTCGCTGGCGATCAAGACCATCGAATGGCTCACCGGCAAGTTGACCATTTTACGTATGGTCAGCAAATTCGAAAAACAGAATGCAGAATACCGCGGTCAGAAGTTCTGGCGCGGGGCCCTCAATATCATGGGCATTGAACTGCAGACACCGGAACAGCAGATCAACAACATTCCCAAGGACGGGCCTGTGGTGATCGTCGCCAACCATCCGCATGGGATGGTCGATGGCATGATTTTTGCCGACCTCATCGGCCGCCGCCGCCTGGATTACCGGATCCTGACCCGCTCAGTGCTGACAGGGCTGGACGAGGCCGCAACTTCCTTCATGATCCCGGTGCCCTTCCCGCATGACCCTGAAGCGCAGCGCAAGATGGTCGACATGCGGGCAAAAACCATGACTTTCCTCAAGGATGGCGGCGCAGTGGCGTTGTTCCCGTCCGGCGTGGTGATGTCCTCCGACAGCTGGTTCGGCCCCGCGGTTGAACGTGAATGGAATGTCTTCACTGCTCAGCTGATCCGCCGCTCTGGCGCCCGGGTGGTGCCGATCTACTTCCCGGGCCACAATTCCCGCTGGTACCAGATCGCGAGCCGGATTTCCCCGATTCTGCGTCAGGGGCTGCTGTTGCGTGAAATCGTACGCTCCTGCAACAAGCCGCAGGCGCCGGTTGTGGGTGAGCCGCTGACGGACGCGCAGATGGAACAGCTGCAAAGCGATCCGCGCGGTTTCATGGCCTGGCTGCGCGAACATACCCTGAGCCTCGGCAAACAAGGCTAA
- a CDS encoding twin transmembrane helix small protein, whose product MSDPLYYLGLAAVAAVVVALVVGIGGFGKGGEFNRKNANKMMRLRILFQFIAVVILLAYVYLRSKGG is encoded by the coding sequence ATGAGCGATCCGCTGTATTATCTGGGACTGGCAGCCGTTGCCGCCGTGGTTGTGGCCCTGGTCGTCGGCATCGGCGGCTTTGGCAAGGGCGGCGAGTTCAACCGCAAGAACGCAAACAAGATGATGCGCCTGCGTATCCTGTTTCAGTTCATTGCAGTAGTGATCCTGCTGGCCTACGTCTATCTGCGCAGCAAGGGAGGATAA
- a CDS encoding DUF6473 family protein — protein MSYELKSAGALSGEPCRYGRSRLLVRGPQRSLDDPYVAFLGGTEVYGRFVEFPFVDSLQTRLGMDCINLGSVNAGLDSFVQDDSLIGIARQADVSVVQMLGAQNISNPYYRVHPRRNDRFLQAHAALKALYPEVDFTEFHFNKHLLCTLREISCQRFEQVQEQLQRSWIERMSDLVEALDGRVLLLWLRYDLDAETGFPEEPVLVDRAMADALRPKVQGVLEFRAASAAVAQDIAGMIFGQMELPAARHMIGPKEHLRIADALADRLSPLVRK, from the coding sequence ATGAGCTATGAACTCAAAAGCGCGGGGGCGCTTTCGGGGGAACCTTGCAGATACGGGCGTTCCAGGCTGCTGGTCCGGGGCCCGCAGCGGTCCCTGGACGATCCCTATGTTGCCTTTCTTGGTGGAACCGAAGTTTACGGGCGATTCGTTGAATTTCCCTTTGTCGACTCCCTGCAAACCCGGCTTGGGATGGATTGCATCAATCTGGGCAGCGTGAACGCCGGGCTGGACAGTTTTGTGCAGGATGACTCTCTGATCGGCATCGCCAGGCAGGCGGATGTATCTGTGGTGCAGATGCTGGGGGCGCAGAACATCTCAAACCCCTATTACCGGGTGCATCCGCGCCGCAACGACCGGTTCCTGCAGGCCCACGCGGCCCTCAAGGCGCTTTATCCCGAGGTGGACTTTACCGAATTTCATTTCAACAAGCATCTGCTGTGCACCCTGCGGGAAATCTCCTGCCAGCGGTTTGAGCAAGTGCAGGAACAGCTGCAACGCAGCTGGATCGAGCGGATGAGTGATTTGGTCGAGGCACTTGATGGCCGTGTTCTGCTGCTATGGCTCCGCTATGATCTGGATGCCGAGACCGGTTTTCCCGAGGAACCGGTTCTGGTCGACCGTGCCATGGCCGATGCCTTGCGCCCCAAGGTTCAGGGGGTGCTGGAGTTCAGAGCTGCTTCGGCGGCAGTGGCGCAGGATATCGCCGGCATGATCTTCGGCCAGATGGAATTGCCCGCCGCCCGCCACATGATTGGCCCGAAGGAACATCTGCGGATTGCCGATGCGCTGGCAGACCGCCTGTCGCCGCTGGTCCGGAAATAG
- a CDS encoding HPr family phosphocarrier protein yields the protein MALKTLEIINEKGLHARASAKLVEVVEGFDATAEVIRDGLSASGDSIMGLLMLAASKGTTIDVETSGPDADALAHALEALVAGKFGEGY from the coding sequence ATGGCTCTGAAGACGCTGGAAATCATCAATGAAAAGGGGCTTCACGCCCGCGCCTCGGCCAAGCTGGTAGAGGTTGTAGAAGGGTTTGACGCCACGGCAGAAGTTATCAGGGACGGCCTGTCTGCCTCTGGTGACAGCATAATGGGTCTTTTGATGTTGGCAGCCTCGAAAGGAACGACTATTGACGTCGAGACTTCGGGGCCCGATGCTGATGCGCTGGCGCATGCGCTGGAGGCCCTGGTGGCCGGCAAGTTCGGCGAGGGCTACTAG
- a CDS encoding cob(I)yrinic acid a,c-diamide adenosyltransferase gives MVVLNKIYTRTGDKGETALGNGVRVAKHSARVNAYGTSDELNSFVGVARLEADGDMDAALARIQNDLFDLGADLCRPEMAKDADAEYPPLRVAVAQVERLEAEIDVMNKDLEALRSFILPGGSKLAAHLHVCRTVARRAERLATDLSTGEDVNPAAVKYLNRLSDWFFVAARVANNGGKDDVLWVPGANR, from the coding sequence ATGGTCGTTTTGAACAAGATTTACACCCGCACCGGCGACAAGGGTGAAACCGCCCTGGGCAATGGCGTGCGTGTCGCCAAGCATTCGGCGCGGGTCAATGCCTATGGCACCTCGGATGAACTGAATTCTTTTGTTGGCGTCGCGCGGCTGGAGGCAGACGGCGATATGGATGCAGCGCTGGCGCGGATTCAGAACGATCTGTTCGACCTGGGCGCCGATCTGTGCCGACCGGAAATGGCCAAAGACGCCGACGCGGAATACCCGCCGCTGCGGGTGGCCGTGGCGCAGGTTGAACGGCTGGAAGCTGAAATCGACGTGATGAACAAGGATCTGGAAGCGCTGCGCAGCTTCATCCTGCCGGGGGGCTCGAAACTGGCCGCGCATCTGCACGTCTGCCGCACCGTGGCGCGCCGCGCCGAACGGCTGGCCACGGATCTAAGCACCGGTGAGGACGTGAACCCGGCAGCCGTGAAATACCTGAACCGGCTGTCGGATTGGTTCTTTGTCGCCGCCCGCGTGGCGAACAACGGCGGCAAGGACGACGTTTTGTGGGTTCCTGGCGCCAACCGCTGA
- a CDS encoding electron transfer flavoprotein subunit alpha/FixB family protein: MAVLLLAEVTDGALALDATAKAVAAAVSLGDVTVLAAGASAAAAGEEAAKIAGVAKVLVAEDASLGHRLAEPTAALIAGLASDFEHIVAPATTDAKNVLPRVAALLDVMVISDVSGIVDGDTFERPIYAGNAIQTVKSKDAKKVVSIRTASFDAAGDGGSASVESISAAANPGLSEWVEDKVAASDRPELTSAGIVVSGGRGVGSEEDFKLIETLADKLGAAVGASRAAVDSGYAPNDWQVGQTGKVVAPDLYVAIGISGAIQHLAGMKDSKVIVAINKDEEAPIFQVADFGLVADLFEAVPALTAKLG; this comes from the coding sequence ATGGCTGTTCTTCTCCTTGCTGAAGTGACCGACGGCGCGCTGGCGCTGGACGCAACCGCAAAAGCCGTGGCCGCTGCCGTATCGCTGGGCGACGTGACCGTTCTGGCCGCTGGCGCCTCTGCTGCCGCAGCCGGCGAAGAAGCCGCCAAGATCGCAGGCGTTGCCAAGGTTCTGGTTGCCGAGGACGCATCGCTGGGCCACCGCCTGGCGGAGCCGACCGCGGCGCTGATCGCAGGCCTGGCCTCTGATTTTGAGCACATCGTTGCACCCGCCACCACCGACGCCAAGAACGTTCTGCCGCGCGTTGCGGCACTGCTGGACGTGATGGTGATCTCGGACGTGTCCGGCATTGTCGACGGCGACACCTTCGAGCGCCCGATCTATGCCGGCAACGCGATCCAGACCGTGAAGTCGAAAGACGCCAAGAAGGTCGTCTCGATCCGCACCGCATCCTTTGATGCAGCCGGTGACGGCGGCTCGGCTTCGGTTGAGAGCATCTCGGCTGCAGCAAACCCGGGCTTGTCCGAGTGGGTTGAAGACAAGGTTGCCGCAAGCGACCGTCCCGAGCTGACCTCGGCCGGTATCGTTGTTTCCGGCGGCCGCGGCGTTGGCTCCGAGGAAGACTTCAAACTGATCGAAACCCTGGCCGACAAGCTGGGCGCTGCTGTTGGCGCATCCCGCGCCGCGGTTGATTCGGGCTACGCCCCGAACGACTGGCAGGTCGGTCAGACCGGCAAGGTTGTTGCACCGGACCTGTATGTCGCCATCGGCATCTCCGGCGCGATCCAGCACCTGGCCGGCATGAAAGACTCCAAGGTCATTGTGGCGATCAACAAGGACGAAGAAGCACCGATCTTCCAGGTTGCTGATTTCGGCCTGGTCGCCGACCTGTTCGAAGCCGTCCCGGCCTTGACCGCAAAACTGGGCTAA
- a CDS encoding PTS sugar transporter subunit IIA, whose protein sequence is MIGIVIVAHGELAREYLAAVEHVVGPQPCLMAIGIGPEDDRDRKQDEICSAANEVDTGDGVVVVTDLFGGSPSNLSLKACAPADRRILYGANLPMLIKLAKSRHLPVADAVRQAMEAGRKYINAQNVNPDGEQAH, encoded by the coding sequence TTGATCGGGATTGTGATCGTAGCGCATGGCGAGCTGGCAAGGGAATACCTTGCCGCTGTGGAACACGTTGTGGGCCCGCAGCCCTGCCTGATGGCCATTGGCATCGGTCCCGAAGACGACAGGGACCGCAAGCAGGATGAGATATGCTCGGCTGCGAATGAAGTGGACACCGGCGACGGGGTCGTTGTGGTCACCGACTTGTTCGGCGGCTCGCCTTCCAACCTCAGCCTGAAGGCATGCGCCCCGGCGGATCGCCGTATTCTGTACGGGGCCAATTTACCGATGCTGATCAAACTGGCGAAATCCCGCCACTTGCCGGTTGCCGATGCAGTCCGGCAGGCAATGGAGGCCGGGCGCAAGTATATCAATGCGCAAAACGTAAACCCTGACGGGGAGCAGGCACACTAA
- a CDS encoding SH3 domain-containing protein encodes MSRFVMVSFAFLGWGFYELSGGADFEPPKRPAAAAETETAAQPAERSRLFAASIAAQPLLTQRAQVQRPPRPAADPALRQRVAAGHLASASGVLASTQSAFSGEPAPGGLQLASLDGGLAAITAAPAATAAELIPQPAEDSFLDRRSIRASRVNMRQGPGTSYPVITRLLGGEEVIVIEDSGTGWLHLRAPDKGHTGWIAASLVSKKRP; translated from the coding sequence ATGTCGCGATTTGTTATGGTATCTTTCGCCTTTCTTGGCTGGGGCTTTTACGAGTTGAGCGGAGGCGCGGATTTTGAGCCGCCGAAACGGCCCGCTGCAGCGGCAGAGACTGAAACCGCGGCCCAGCCGGCCGAACGGTCAAGACTCTTCGCGGCCTCAATCGCGGCCCAGCCACTTCTCACTCAGCGGGCACAGGTCCAGAGACCACCCCGCCCGGCAGCGGATCCGGCGTTGCGCCAGCGCGTGGCAGCGGGGCATCTGGCCAGCGCATCCGGTGTGCTTGCCTCTACACAATCCGCCTTTTCAGGCGAGCCGGCACCCGGTGGCTTGCAGCTGGCATCGCTTGACGGCGGCCTGGCAGCCATCACCGCGGCCCCCGCTGCGACCGCCGCAGAACTGATCCCGCAGCCTGCAGAAGATTCGTTTTTGGACCGCCGCAGCATCCGTGCCTCGCGCGTGAATATGCGCCAGGGGCCGGGCACATCTTATCCGGTCATCACCCGCCTTCTGGGCGGCGAGGAGGTCATTGTGATTGAAGATAGCGGCACCGGCTGGCTGCATCTCCGCGCCCCGGACAAAGGCCATACCGGCTGGATTGCGGCTTCCCTGGTAAGCAAGAAACGCCCATAA
- a CDS encoding 3-hydroxybutyryl-CoA dehydrogenase — protein MEIQKVGVIGAGQMGNGIAHVLALAGYEVVLNDVSQPALDSALNLILKNMERQASKGKISEADVKAALARVTPSLKLADVGATDLVIEAATERETVKQAIFDDLLPHLLPHTILTSNTSSISITRLASRTDRPERFMGFHFMNPVPVMQLVELIRGIATDEPTFTACQEVVARLGKTSASAEDFPAFIVNRILMPMINEAVYTLYEGVGSVKSIDESMKLGANHPMGPLELADFIGLDTCLAIMNVLHDGLADTKYRPCPLLTKYVEAGWLGRKTQRGFYDYRGEVPVPTR, from the coding sequence ATGGAAATTCAGAAGGTTGGAGTGATCGGCGCCGGGCAGATGGGCAATGGCATTGCCCATGTTCTGGCGCTTGCCGGGTACGAGGTCGTGCTGAATGATGTCAGCCAGCCTGCGCTGGACAGTGCCCTGAACCTTATTCTCAAGAACATGGAGCGCCAGGCAAGCAAGGGAAAGATCTCGGAGGCAGACGTAAAGGCTGCATTGGCCCGCGTTACGCCCTCACTGAAGCTTGCGGATGTCGGCGCAACCGATCTGGTCATCGAAGCGGCCACCGAACGGGAAACTGTCAAACAGGCGATCTTTGATGATCTGCTGCCGCATCTGCTGCCGCACACGATCCTGACCTCCAACACCTCGTCAATCTCGATCACCCGGCTGGCCAGCCGCACCGACCGGCCGGAACGGTTTATGGGTTTCCACTTCATGAACCCGGTGCCGGTGATGCAGCTGGTCGAACTGATCCGCGGAATTGCCACGGATGAGCCGACATTCACGGCCTGCCAGGAGGTCGTGGCACGATTGGGCAAGACCTCTGCCAGCGCCGAGGACTTCCCGGCCTTCATCGTCAACCGGATCCTGATGCCGATGATCAACGAGGCGGTCTATACCCTGTATGAGGGCGTTGGTTCAGTCAAATCGATCGACGAGTCGATGAAACTTGGCGCCAACCACCCAATGGGCCCGCTGGAGCTGGCGGATTTCATCGGCCTGGACACCTGCCTTGCCATCATGAACGTGCTGCATGACGGGCTGGCGGACACCAAATACCGTCCCTGCCCGCTGCTGACCAAATATGTCGAGGCCGGCTGGCTGGGCCGCAAGACCCAGCGCGGCTTCTATGACTATCGCGGCGAGGTGCCGGTGCCGACCCGGTAA
- a CDS encoding electron transfer flavoprotein subunit beta/FixA family protein: MKVLVPVKRVIDYNVKVRVKADGSGVDLANVKMSMNPFDEIAVEEAIRLKEAGKADEVIAVSIGVKQAQETLRTALAMGADRAILVVAADDVHTDIEPLAVAKILAKVVEEEQPGVVLCGKQAIDNDMNATGQMLSALLGWSQGTFASELDIEGETAKVTREVDGGLQTISVKMPAIITVDLRLNEPRYASLPNIMKAKKKPLAEKTAADYGVDVTPRLEIVKTEEPEARAAGIIVGSVDELVEKLKEAGAV, encoded by the coding sequence ATGAAGGTACTTGTGCCTGTCAAGCGCGTGATTGATTACAACGTGAAGGTCCGCGTCAAAGCGGACGGCAGCGGTGTCGATCTCGCCAACGTGAAGATGTCGATGAACCCCTTCGACGAAATTGCCGTCGAAGAAGCCATCCGTCTGAAAGAAGCCGGCAAGGCCGACGAGGTGATTGCGGTTTCGATCGGCGTGAAGCAGGCCCAGGAAACCCTGCGCACCGCGCTGGCGATGGGCGCTGACCGCGCCATCCTGGTGGTTGCAGCCGACGACGTGCACACCGACATTGAGCCGCTGGCCGTTGCCAAGATCCTGGCCAAAGTGGTCGAGGAAGAGCAGCCCGGCGTCGTGCTCTGCGGCAAGCAGGCAATCGACAACGACATGAACGCAACCGGCCAGATGCTGTCGGCGCTGCTGGGCTGGTCCCAGGGCACCTTTGCCTCTGAACTGGACATCGAAGGCGAAACCGCCAAGGTGACCCGGGAGGTCGACGGCGGCCTGCAGACCATTTCCGTGAAGATGCCCGCCATCATCACCGTGGACCTGCGCCTGAACGAGCCGCGTTATGCATCGCTGCCGAACATCATGAAGGCGAAGAAAAAGCCGCTGGCCGAGAAAACCGCCGCCGATTACGGCGTCGACGTCACGCCGCGCCTGGAAATCGTTAAGACCGAAGAGCCGGAGGCCCGCGCTGCAGGCATCATCGTCGGTTCCGTCGACGAGCTGGTTGAGAAACTCAAAGAAGCGGGGGCTGTGTAA
- a CDS encoding SDR family NAD(P)-dependent oxidoreductase has protein sequence MKKTILITGCSSGIGLDAARGMRERGWRVFASCRQQRDCDRMRAEGFESPRIDYTDPASIGTGLTEVLAATGSTLDALFNNGAHGLPGAVEDLPTDALRTIFEANFFGWHELTRQVIPVMRKQGHGRIVQNSSILGFVTFPWRGAYVATKYALEGLTDTLRVELRGTGIHMVLIEPGPVTSKIREKSIPHFERFIDWKASPLRELYESRLLKRLYESNGPDRFELPASAVTAKLAHACESRRPRERYYVTTPTHIAGFLRRILSTRAIDRILVKLG, from the coding sequence ATGAAGAAAACCATTCTGATTACCGGCTGCTCCTCAGGGATCGGCCTGGATGCGGCGCGCGGCATGCGGGAACGCGGCTGGCGGGTGTTTGCCTCCTGCCGCCAGCAGCGCGACTGCGACCGGATGCGCGCCGAGGGGTTTGAAAGCCCGCGCATCGATTACACCGATCCTGCCAGCATCGGAACAGGCCTGACCGAAGTGCTGGCGGCCACGGGCAGCACTTTGGATGCGCTGTTCAACAATGGCGCCCACGGGCTGCCCGGCGCAGTGGAGGATCTGCCGACCGACGCGCTGCGCACAATTTTCGAAGCCAATTTCTTCGGCTGGCACGAGCTGACCCGGCAAGTGATTCCGGTGATGCGCAAGCAGGGGCACGGGCGGATCGTGCAGAATTCCTCGATCCTCGGCTTTGTCACCTTTCCCTGGCGCGGCGCTTATGTGGCGACGAAATACGCGTTGGAAGGGCTGACCGACACGCTGCGGGTGGAGCTGCGCGGCACCGGGATCCATATGGTGCTTATTGAGCCAGGACCGGTGACATCGAAAATCCGGGAAAAATCAATCCCGCATTTTGAGCGGTTCATCGACTGGAAAGCGTCGCCCCTGCGGGAGCTGTATGAATCCCGCCTGCTGAAGCGGCTTTACGAGAGTAATGGACCGGACCGGTTCGAACTGCCGGCCTCAGCCGTCACCGCCAAACTGGCACACGCCTGCGAATCCCGCCGTCCGCGCGAACGCTATTACGTCACCACCCCCACTCATATCGCCGGATTTCTGCGCCGGATCCTCAGCACAAGGGCAATTGACCGCATCCTGGTGAAGCTCGGATAG